The following are from one region of the Candidatus Dadabacteria bacterium genome:
- a CDS encoding shikimate kinase — translation MSEKRHIFLAGFMGAGKTSVGRELSRKLHVDFYDLDSEVERARGLSVTEIFATDGEDGFREKETEILEVLSQKASPTVISTGGGVVLREKNRDIMSASGEVFYLKADIDTLWNRVRRKKGRPLLDVKDPRAEFQKLFMKRKDIYERLPHIVFTDDMSISEVADKIVGMLK, via the coding sequence TTGAGCGAGAAACGACACATTTTCCTTGCGGGGTTCATGGGAGCGGGCAAAACCAGCGTTGGCCGGGAGCTTTCCCGGAAGCTGCATGTGGATTTCTATGATCTTGACAGTGAAGTGGAAAGGGCCCGTGGGCTTTCGGTAACCGAGATCTTCGCGACGGACGGGGAGGATGGCTTCAGGGAGAAGGAAACCGAAATACTTGAGGTTCTCTCGCAGAAAGCGTCCCCGACTGTGATCTCGACTGGAGGAGGAGTGGTCCTACGGGAAAAGAACCGGGACATAATGAGTGCCTCGGGCGAGGTCTTCTATCTCAAGGCGGATATTGATACCCTCTGGAACAGGGTAAGGCGCAAGAAGGGAAGGCCCCTTCTTGATGTCAAGGATCCTCGTGCTGAGTTCCAGAAGCTTTTCATGAAAAGAAAAGATATTTACGAACGCCTGCCGCATATTGTTTTTACGGATGATATGAGTATTTCCGAAGTTGCTGATAAAATAGTTGGAATGCTGAAATGA
- a CDS encoding DegQ family serine endoprotease, whose product MNLEALTMKKTVFLFFAACFLLVGSLSCAKVEEDDKTSELLSGESAPELLSSSGSTETFPSLSGLVEKQKHSVVNISTTSVVKRGPMFPDFGEGDVFEEFFKRFFPNDREREFRKKGLGSGFIVSKNGFIVTNNHVISRAEDIQVVLYDGSRYTAEIVGQDIKTDLAVLKIKPEKKLKPVVFGDSGKLRIGDWVMAIGNPFGLGYTVTVGIVSAKGRSLGLGAYDDFIQTDASLNPGNSGGPLFNLGGEVVGVNTAIAARGQGIGFSIPANMAKGVISQLMEKGKVVRGWLGVIIQPITQEIAESMGHESTDGALISDISPGSPAEKAGLKRGDVVVEFDGNPIKEFTSLSKLVAMKAPGTSSKLTVLRDGKRKDISVVLGEMPDDKTAAESRQDEDIELSDITPDIASRFGIEDETGVLVTNVSRGSSAWEAGFRPGDVILEVDKSPVANLGDYNKVISRLEPGKKYLFLVKKRKNTIYIGYAVKKKQ is encoded by the coding sequence ATGAATCTGGAGGCTTTAACTATGAAAAAAACTGTTTTCTTGTTTTTTGCTGCCTGTTTTCTGCTTGTTGGTTCTCTTTCATGCGCAAAAGTAGAGGAAGATGATAAGACCTCTGAACTGCTGTCGGGCGAAAGCGCCCCTGAGCTTCTTTCTTCTTCAGGTTCTACGGAGACTTTTCCCTCTCTCTCTGGTCTTGTCGAGAAGCAAAAACATTCGGTTGTGAACATAAGCACCACAAGTGTCGTAAAACGAGGACCCATGTTCCCTGATTTCGGCGAGGGAGATGTTTTCGAGGAGTTTTTCAAGAGATTTTTTCCGAACGACCGAGAGCGGGAGTTCAGGAAAAAGGGGCTGGGCTCCGGGTTCATAGTCAGCAAAAACGGTTTCATAGTAACCAACAACCACGTGATTAGCAGGGCAGAAGATATACAAGTCGTTCTTTACGACGGGTCAAGATATACGGCCGAGATTGTCGGACAGGACATAAAGACAGATCTCGCGGTGCTGAAGATAAAACCTGAAAAAAAACTTAAGCCCGTTGTTTTCGGAGATTCCGGAAAACTGAGGATCGGCGACTGGGTCATGGCCATCGGAAACCCCTTCGGTCTTGGCTACACTGTCACGGTCGGAATAGTAAGCGCGAAGGGAAGATCTCTGGGTCTCGGTGCCTACGATGACTTCATTCAGACCGACGCATCGCTTAACCCAGGGAACAGCGGAGGTCCGCTTTTTAATCTGGGAGGAGAGGTGGTCGGGGTTAACACTGCGATAGCTGCTAGGGGGCAGGGAATAGGTTTTTCCATCCCCGCTAACATGGCCAAGGGAGTCATATCCCAGCTAATGGAGAAAGGCAAGGTGGTAAGAGGATGGCTTGGGGTCATCATCCAGCCCATAACGCAGGAGATTGCGGAGAGCATGGGCCATGAAAGTACGGACGGGGCTCTTATATCCGATATAAGCCCGGGAAGCCCCGCGGAAAAGGCGGGTCTTAAAAGGGGAGACGTGGTAGTGGAGTTTGACGGAAATCCTATAAAGGAGTTTACGTCTTTGTCCAAACTCGTGGCAATGAAGGCTCCCGGCACTTCTTCTAAACTCACGGTTCTCCGCGACGGGAAGCGTAAGGACATCTCCGTTGTTCTTGGTGAGATGCCGGATGATAAGACTGCCGCCGAATCCCGGCAGGACGAGGATATTGAATTAAGCGACATTACCCCGGATATCGCCTCACGGTTCGGCATTGAAGATGAAACCGGAGTTCTGGTTACCAACGTAAGCCGTGGCAGTTCTGCTTGGGAAGCGGGATTTCGTCCTGGGGACGTGATACTCGAGGTTGACAAAAGCCCCGTGGCGAACCTAGGGGACTACAACAAGGTCATTAGCCGCTTGGAACCCGGGAAAAAGTATCTTTTTCTGGTAAAAAAACGCAAAAACACCATTTACATCGGCTACGCCGTCAAAAAGAAACAGTAG
- a CDS encoding DNA-binding protein: protein MEERTEKEHVSNHVDIESKRFFFDVKENHKGQYLRITELSGGRSSIVVPFEGIEQFRDKLVETIKESLELVGN from the coding sequence ATGGAAGAAAGGACAGAAAAGGAGCATGTTAGTAACCACGTCGATATTGAATCCAAGAGGTTTTTCTTTGACGTTAAGGAGAACCACAAGGGTCAGTACCTGAGGATTACGGAACTAAGCGGCGGCAGATCCAGCATAGTGGTTCCTTTTGAAGGAATAGAGCAGTTCAGGGACAAGCTGGTCGAAACGATAAAAGAATCCCTTGAGTTAGTGGGGAACTAG
- a CDS encoding riboflavin synthase, which produces MFSGIVEDIGVLQALEEKDKGVVLRVGVRKIDAGELVLGESVAVNGVCLTVVSVEDGSFSVDASHETLSRTNLSGLRAGSGVNLERSLRVGDRMGGHIVTGHVDGVGAVQSTAPVGESRVFSFSIPAALAKYVVEKGSVAVDGVSLTVNSVRGVEFSVNIIPYTLRETTFSEFRRGREVNIECDIIGKYVEKMLSGTDTPAKGSSVGRKL; this is translated from the coding sequence ATGTTTAGCGGGATAGTTGAAGATATTGGAGTGCTCCAGGCGCTTGAGGAAAAAGACAAGGGAGTTGTTTTAAGAGTCGGGGTTCGGAAAATTGATGCTGGGGAACTTGTTCTGGGGGAGAGCGTGGCTGTAAACGGCGTATGCCTTACGGTGGTTTCAGTGGAGGACGGGAGTTTTTCTGTTGACGCTTCCCACGAAACCCTCTCAAGAACTAATCTCTCCGGCCTTCGGGCGGGAAGCGGAGTAAATCTTGAGAGATCTCTTCGGGTCGGAGACAGGATGGGTGGACATATCGTCACAGGTCATGTGGATGGGGTAGGGGCCGTTCAGTCTACTGCCCCGGTCGGGGAATCCCGGGTTTTTTCTTTCTCGATCCCCGCTGCGCTTGCAAAATATGTGGTTGAAAAAGGATCGGTTGCCGTTGACGGCGTGAGTCTCACCGTTAATTCGGTAAGGGGTGTGGAGTTCTCGGTAAACATAATTCCTTACACGCTTCGGGAAACGACGTTTTCTGAGTTTCGCCGGGGCAGGGAAGTTAACATAGAGTGCGACATAATAGGCAAGTACGTTGAGAAAATGCTCTCCGGCACAGATACCCCTGCCAAGGGTTCTTCTGTCGGAAGAAAACTGTAG
- a CDS encoding thioesterase, which translates to MSRIKIDIPSRFVFSTQIPIRIDDINYGSHLGHDSVLTLTHEARVRFLTTHGYTEDDIEGVGIIMGDVGITYSSEAFYGDVLEISIGIGEYGNHFCELVYVLVNEKSGKEVARVKTSLVFFDYKERKTVRMPEEFRRKIIPETE; encoded by the coding sequence ATGTCCAGAATAAAAATAGATATCCCCAGCAGATTCGTCTTCTCAACGCAAATCCCGATAAGAATAGACGACATAAACTACGGTTCCCATCTCGGACACGATTCCGTGCTCACTCTGACGCATGAGGCTCGCGTGAGGTTCCTCACAACCCATGGTTACACCGAAGACGACATAGAGGGGGTGGGAATCATAATGGGAGACGTGGGGATTACCTACAGTTCAGAAGCATTTTACGGAGACGTACTAGAAATAAGCATAGGCATCGGTGAATACGGCAACCATTTTTGCGAACTTGTCTATGTGCTTGTGAACGAAAAAAGCGGTAAAGAGGTTGCGAGGGTGAAAACCTCGCTCGTGTTCTTTGACTACAAAGAGAGAAAGACCGTGCGGATGCCGGAAGAATTCCGAAGAAAAATCATCCCCGAAACAGAGTAA
- a CDS encoding GYD domain-containing protein, which yields MAIYILLSRLTPEGRKTVKERPGRIKEVDKELEDIGVRVIEQYATLGRYDFVNIVEAPDNETIGKVSVDLCSRGTVELITLPAVSVESLVESLNRARTEKMPPAPSEEGKDV from the coding sequence ATGGCAATTTATATATTACTCAGCAGGCTTACCCCAGAGGGCAGAAAAACCGTGAAGGAGCGACCCGGGAGAATAAAGGAAGTTGACAAGGAGCTTGAGGATATAGGCGTGAGGGTTATCGAGCAGTACGCGACTCTGGGCAGGTACGATTTTGTGAACATAGTGGAGGCGCCCGATAACGAGACCATAGGAAAAGTCTCGGTGGATCTCTGCTCCAGGGGGACGGTCGAACTGATAACCCTTCCGGCGGTCTCAGTCGAATCTTTGGTGGAGTCGCTTAACAGAGCTAGGACGGAAAAAATGCCTCCCGCGCCGTCTGAGGAAGGTAAAGATGTTTAA
- a CDS encoding bifunctional 4-hydroxy-2-oxoglutarate aldolase/2-dehydro-3-deoxy-phosphogluconate aldolase, with protein MERTVIEFMKKNRVVAVIRSTSYEKSLEFARACVDGGIRIIEIISISPGSERLLGELASEDGICVGAGTVLDRGSAERMSGCGARFIVSPHTDPEIIEYCRKNGITVISGAFTSSEMVNARSIGADFVKVFPASSFGPGYIKAIKEPLGFMDIMVTGGITTDNIGDYLASGAALAGVSTALLSGGDDYRSIRQRAEEFSEFCA; from the coding sequence ATGGAGAGAACTGTGATTGAGTTTATGAAAAAAAACAGGGTCGTAGCCGTTATAAGGTCCACGAGTTACGAAAAATCTCTTGAATTTGCAAGGGCATGCGTTGACGGCGGAATAAGAATCATAGAAATCATATCTATCTCTCCCGGTTCGGAGAGACTTCTTGGGGAACTTGCCTCAGAGGACGGAATATGCGTCGGGGCAGGTACGGTTCTTGATCGCGGCTCTGCCGAGCGGATGTCCGGCTGCGGGGCCCGTTTCATAGTCTCTCCGCACACGGATCCCGAGATAATCGAGTATTGCCGCAAAAACGGCATCACGGTTATCTCAGGCGCCTTTACATCCTCGGAGATGGTTAACGCCCGCAGCATCGGAGCGGACTTTGTAAAGGTGTTCCCCGCTTCGAGCTTCGGTCCGGGTTACATAAAGGCCATAAAGGAGCCTCTCGGATTCATGGATATCATGGTCACCGGGGGAATTACCACAGACAACATCGGGGATTACCTTGCGTCGGGAGCCGCGCTTGCAGGAGTCTCCACCGCGCTTCTGAGCGGGGGAGACGACTATCGGTCCATAAGACAAAGGGCAGAAGAATTCTCCGAGTTTTGTGCGTGA
- a CDS encoding tetratricopeptide repeat protein produces MKKFPEKKLFLLFFLFFCLSCAGAGLSIDSQRSLESGDQTNAYYYFALSMFFLEEGDLPRAVENLEKAEQIDPRSSEIKYRLGLIYMALNVREKAVAKFTQSIVFDPSNSPAYRDLARIYLASPDEAMKKRGKKFLLKAAEIDPEDKETYLLLCASELYSGNLENAEQYAEKSLSISPTDVMGHFYLGSIAVRRDDLDVAVKHYKRALEIQRTYYPAFVGLVETLEKAKRIEEAIAQYESAIRKFSPFRDVFISYGNMLYRHRMFKQAIEQYRSAEAADPDNPEIKFRTGLLYLESGSYEEAIGKLGEVLKRLPAHFEAKYYSAVANTKLERYSQSRKLLDSIPHSSPLYVDAVVHGAYIHELEGSAQKAVEILEGLYEKDPYNAKAVNSLGELYGRQGRQEDSLSLYGRYLEKHPDDESILYALAVSYYYGDRILEALSVMEDIMSRNPDNFDAMNFIGYTYAERGEKLDYAEELINRALELAPGRGYIIDSLGWVYYQRGDFAKALEYLLRASEIPPPDPTILEHVGDAYEKLGKRELAQENYTKALELLNSQKLFTTEDKKIRTRLKEKLRGFGRDEA; encoded by the coding sequence TTGAAGAAATTTCCTGAGAAAAAACTTTTTCTTCTTTTCTTTCTGTTTTTTTGCCTTTCCTGCGCAGGTGCGGGGCTCTCCATTGACTCCCAACGGAGTCTTGAGAGCGGAGACCAGACAAACGCCTATTATTATTTTGCACTCTCGATGTTTTTTCTCGAGGAAGGAGATCTGCCGCGCGCGGTAGAAAACCTTGAGAAGGCGGAGCAGATTGATCCCCGATCTTCCGAAATAAAATATCGCCTCGGCTTGATTTACATGGCCCTTAACGTGCGCGAGAAGGCCGTCGCCAAGTTCACACAGTCTATCGTTTTTGATCCGTCAAATTCTCCTGCCTACAGGGATCTTGCCCGTATCTACCTTGCATCCCCTGACGAAGCCATGAAGAAGAGGGGGAAGAAGTTTCTGCTTAAGGCGGCCGAAATCGATCCTGAAGATAAGGAGACCTATCTGCTTCTTTGCGCAAGTGAACTGTATTCCGGCAATCTTGAAAATGCAGAACAATACGCTGAAAAAAGCCTTTCAATAAGTCCGACCGATGTCATGGGCCACTTCTACCTAGGGAGTATCGCGGTCAGAAGAGATGATCTCGACGTCGCCGTAAAGCACTACAAAAGGGCGCTTGAAATTCAGCGGACGTACTACCCCGCATTTGTGGGACTCGTTGAAACCCTTGAGAAGGCAAAAAGGATCGAAGAGGCGATAGCTCAGTACGAGTCTGCGATCAGGAAATTTTCTCCTTTCCGCGATGTCTTCATTTCCTACGGGAACATGCTTTACCGCCACCGCATGTTCAAACAGGCCATCGAGCAGTACCGAAGTGCCGAGGCCGCGGATCCGGACAATCCCGAGATCAAGTTCAGAACAGGTCTCTTGTACCTTGAAAGCGGCAGTTACGAGGAAGCGATCGGAAAACTGGGGGAGGTTCTCAAAAGATTGCCTGCCCATTTCGAGGCAAAATACTACTCCGCCGTCGCCAACACCAAGCTTGAACGGTATTCTCAATCAAGGAAGCTTCTCGATTCAATACCCCACAGCTCTCCACTTTACGTGGACGCGGTCGTTCACGGAGCCTACATACACGAACTTGAGGGTTCTGCACAGAAAGCGGTCGAGATACTGGAAGGACTTTACGAAAAAGATCCGTATAACGCCAAGGCCGTGAATTCTCTGGGAGAGCTTTACGGAAGGCAGGGAAGACAGGAAGATTCGCTCTCTCTATATGGCAGATACCTTGAAAAGCACCCCGACGACGAATCCATTCTCTACGCGCTTGCCGTTTCCTATTACTACGGCGACCGTATACTGGAAGCGCTTTCGGTAATGGAGGATATAATGAGCAGGAATCCGGATAATTTCGACGCGATGAATTTTATAGGGTACACATACGCCGAGCGCGGAGAGAAACTGGATTACGCCGAGGAGCTTATAAACAGAGCTCTTGAGCTTGCTCCCGGACGGGGCTACATAATAGACAGTCTCGGGTGGGTTTATTATCAGAGGGGGGATTTCGCCAAAGCCCTTGAATATCTGCTTCGCGCTTCGGAGATACCTCCTCCCGATCCGACCATTTTGGAGCATGTGGGCGATGCGTATGAAAAACTCGGCAAAAGGGAACTTGCGCAGGAAAATTACACAAAGGCCCTCGAGCTTTTGAATTCGCAGAAACTTTTTACAACTGAAGATAAAAAAATCCGCACGAGGCTAAAAGAGAAGCTAAGGGGATTCGGACGCGATGAGGCATAG
- a CDS encoding HPr family phosphocarrier protein, with protein sequence MSQKPLERNFVIKNQLGLHARAAAVLVALTSRFSSSIMIRKDSFEIDGKSILGVLSLAAICGTEVAVTIEGEDSELAMEEVSRLIESGFGEGIDSGN encoded by the coding sequence TTGTCGCAAAAACCGCTTGAGAGAAACTTCGTAATAAAAAACCAGTTGGGTCTTCATGCCAGAGCGGCCGCAGTTCTGGTTGCCCTGACCAGCAGGTTCAGTTCCAGTATAATGATAAGGAAGGATAGCTTCGAGATAGACGGAAAGAGCATACTGGGCGTTTTGTCCCTTGCCGCCATCTGCGGTACGGAAGTTGCCGTTACCATAGAGGGAGAAGATTCGGAGCTTGCCATGGAGGAAGTCTCCCGTTTGATTGAAAGCGGCTTTGGAGAAGGAATCGATTCGGGGAACTGA
- a CDS encoding transcriptional repressor: MKNPELRTENKISQFIKRSKELGLKVTPQRIAIYRELAGSMQHPSTEMIYKNIKDYYPNISLTTVYRTLETFEKMGLISVVNTLYHAARYDANMEPHHHVVCVKCKKIEDLYDDSIAYSKLDPQIDNYKILGYSVLFSGICEECKTLNN, from the coding sequence ATGAAGAATCCGGAACTCAGGACCGAAAACAAGATATCGCAATTCATAAAAAGAAGCAAAGAACTGGGGCTTAAGGTAACTCCCCAGAGAATAGCGATATACAGGGAACTTGCGGGGAGCATGCAGCACCCGAGTACCGAAATGATCTACAAGAACATAAAGGACTACTACCCGAACATATCCCTTACCACCGTGTACAGAACGCTTGAAACATTTGAGAAGATGGGACTCATATCCGTAGTGAACACTCTGTATCACGCCGCAAGGTACGACGCCAACATGGAACCTCACCACCACGTCGTATGCGTTAAATGTAAAAAAATAGAAGACCTCTACGACGATTCCATAGCTTATTCGAAACTCGACCCGCAAATAGACAATTACAAAATTCTCGGATACTCGGTGCTTTTCAGCGGAATCTGCGAGGAATGCAAAACCCTCAACAACTGA
- the mqnC gene encoding dehypoxanthine futalosine cyclase, with product MSSLENIYAKVFEGKRISTDEAALLLGKADLLQLGSLADIVRKRFNPENIVTFVADTNPNYTNVCDTECLFCAFWRPPGAYDAYTLSVDKVIEIMRTSYHNGATTVLLQGGHNPELKLDYYIEIVKRARKEIPDLHLHAFSAPEIAAIAKYEDLDTKYVLQSLWDAGLRTIPGGGAEVLSNRARRAISPLKIDADEWMKITREAHLTGFKTTATMMFGHLEQDEDIIEHLSRIRELQDETGNFLAFIPWTFKPKNTLLEKRIKDEVGGERYLRVLSVCRIFLDNFKHVQGSWFTQGKKMGSMSMHYGASDLGGTLYDENVLGCAENKIRSTVDELVHMIKSAGFIPAQRNTYYEILERF from the coding sequence ATGAGTTCGCTTGAAAATATCTACGCGAAGGTCTTTGAAGGTAAGCGTATATCGACCGACGAAGCCGCCCTGCTTCTCGGAAAGGCTGACCTGCTCCAGCTAGGTTCCCTGGCTGATATAGTAAGGAAGAGATTTAATCCGGAAAACATAGTGACCTTCGTTGCGGATACAAACCCCAACTACACGAACGTCTGCGACACGGAGTGTCTTTTCTGCGCCTTCTGGAGACCTCCGGGCGCCTATGATGCTTACACCCTGAGCGTCGACAAGGTAATTGAAATAATGCGCACCTCGTACCACAACGGCGCCACTACCGTCCTTCTGCAGGGAGGCCATAACCCGGAACTCAAACTCGACTACTACATCGAAATCGTAAAAAGGGCCAGGAAGGAAATACCAGACCTTCATCTCCACGCCTTCTCCGCCCCTGAGATAGCCGCCATTGCCAAGTATGAAGACCTTGACACCAAGTATGTGCTGCAAAGCCTTTGGGACGCGGGTCTAAGAACAATACCGGGAGGAGGAGCTGAGGTACTCTCCAACAGGGCAAGAAGAGCAATAAGTCCTCTCAAGATAGACGCCGACGAGTGGATGAAGATCACCAGGGAAGCTCACCTGACGGGCTTTAAGACAACCGCGACTATGATGTTCGGTCATCTCGAGCAGGATGAGGACATAATAGAACATCTCTCGAGGATAAGAGAGCTTCAAGATGAGACGGGGAATTTCCTAGCGTTTATCCCGTGGACGTTTAAACCGAAAAACACCTTGCTCGAGAAAAGAATAAAGGACGAGGTCGGCGGGGAAAGATACCTGAGGGTTCTATCGGTGTGCAGGATATTTCTCGATAACTTCAAGCACGTCCAAGGCTCGTGGTTTACCCAAGGAAAGAAAATGGGCTCAATGTCCATGCACTACGGCGCAAGTGATCTCGGCGGGACTCTTTACGATGAAAACGTCTTGGGATGCGCCGAGAACAAGATTCGCTCAACCGTGGATGAACTGGTTCACATGATAAAAAGCGCCGGGTTTATCCCCGCGCAGAGAAATACCTATTACGAAATTCTGGAGCGGTTCTAG
- the mutL gene encoding DNA mismatch repair endonuclease MutL — protein sequence MAKIRTLPDVLVSKIAAGEIVERPASVVKELVENSIDAGATRISIHLQAGGKRLIRVVDNGHGMSRDDALMSIERHATSKIRDIDDLFSIGTLGFRGEALPSIASVSRFRMITGAEGSKSGTEIYIEGGVMRKVKESASPVGSSVEVKNLFFNTPPRLKFLKKPETELGRVLEAIQRESLSRPGVSFEIFSDGKNIHRYGASESLAQRVAQIIPGTSLYEIEFEDEVLALHGFLGSPLDPRSSMRRLFTYVNARPVRDRFINRIIMDCYGRMLEKGKYPQGVIFIERDPALVDVNVHPTKSEVMFENQYEVGQSIRRAISGMLADAPWMKGHGERTRKALEDYYKGQKDSGSSERRNYAAASSAKRTSTQVAYESELGSSSSHHGASAVFEKSPPLAKEDMFSDGFYSSLRFLGQVGKLYLVCENSDGIILVDQHAAHERVNFERIKRSYLEETSSCSQKLLIPEVIELTVREISVAQRFADEMGKLGFDFEIFGETAVRVKSVPGFLRDSDYSRVFSDLFDELDGFGDPRSLREHLDTVCATMACHSSITANRMLSQEEAMALFADMDASENPHACPHGRPVAARISYNMLEKMFKRT from the coding sequence ATGGCAAAGATAAGAACGCTCCCTGATGTCCTTGTCTCCAAGATAGCAGCCGGAGAAATAGTCGAGAGACCGGCTTCTGTAGTAAAAGAACTTGTTGAAAACTCAATTGATGCCGGGGCGACCAGGATATCCATACATCTTCAAGCCGGAGGCAAGAGACTTATAAGGGTAGTAGATAACGGCCACGGGATGTCCCGGGATGACGCCCTTATGAGCATTGAACGCCACGCCACGAGCAAAATAAGGGATATTGACGATCTCTTCTCTATAGGAACTCTCGGTTTTCGCGGCGAGGCGCTTCCGAGCATAGCCAGCGTTTCAAGGTTCAGGATGATAACGGGTGCTGAGGGGTCTAAATCTGGCACCGAAATCTACATCGAAGGCGGGGTCATGAGGAAGGTGAAGGAGTCGGCCTCTCCCGTAGGTTCTTCAGTTGAGGTTAAAAACCTGTTTTTCAATACGCCGCCGCGCCTTAAATTTCTTAAAAAGCCGGAAACCGAACTTGGCAGGGTTCTTGAGGCTATCCAGCGCGAATCCCTGTCAAGGCCTGGAGTGTCTTTTGAGATTTTTTCGGACGGGAAGAATATCCATCGCTACGGCGCAAGCGAATCGCTCGCACAGCGCGTAGCGCAGATAATTCCGGGCACATCGCTTTACGAAATAGAATTTGAAGACGAGGTGCTTGCGCTGCACGGCTTTCTGGGAAGTCCTCTGGACCCCCGCTCCTCGATGCGCAGGCTGTTTACTTACGTGAACGCAAGACCCGTAAGGGACCGTTTTATAAACAGGATCATAATGGATTGCTACGGAAGGATGCTCGAAAAGGGAAAGTATCCCCAGGGAGTGATCTTCATTGAAAGGGATCCCGCTCTTGTGGACGTGAATGTACACCCGACTAAAAGTGAGGTGATGTTTGAGAACCAGTACGAAGTTGGCCAGAGTATCCGCCGTGCGATAAGCGGTATGCTTGCCGATGCCCCGTGGATGAAAGGACACGGGGAAAGAACCCGAAAGGCCCTTGAAGATTATTACAAGGGGCAGAAGGACTCGGGATCCTCCGAGAGGAGGAATTACGCCGCCGCATCTTCGGCCAAGAGGACTTCCACTCAAGTTGCCTACGAGTCCGAATTGGGGTCTTCCAGCTCCCACCACGGCGCTTCCGCTGTATTTGAGAAATCCCCCCCGCTTGCGAAAGAGGACATGTTCTCCGACGGCTTTTACTCAAGCCTCAGGTTTTTGGGACAGGTCGGGAAACTGTATCTAGTATGTGAGAATTCCGACGGGATCATCCTTGTTGATCAGCACGCGGCCCATGAGCGGGTTAACTTCGAGAGAATAAAGAGATCTTACCTTGAAGAGACTTCTTCCTGTTCCCAGAAACTTCTCATTCCCGAAGTCATCGAACTTACGGTTCGGGAGATAAGTGTGGCCCAACGGTTCGCGGATGAGATGGGGAAGCTCGGTTTTGATTTTGAGATTTTCGGAGAAACCGCGGTAAGGGTGAAATCCGTTCCGGGATTCCTGAGAGACTCTGATTACTCCCGGGTTTTCAGTGATCTGTTTGATGAGCTTGACGGTTTCGGCGATCCCAGGAGTCTGAGGGAACATCTTGACACCGTGTGCGCTACGATGGCGTGCCACAGTTCAATAACTGCAAACCGTATGCTTTCCCAAGAGGAGGCGATGGCTCTTTTTGCGGATATGGACGCTTCTGAAAATCCTCACGCCTGTCCTCACGGCCGGCCGGTTGCGGCCCGGATATCGTACAATATGCTCGAGAAGATGTTTAAAAGAACCTGA
- the efp gene encoding elongation factor P, with amino-acid sequence MAVVDTSRFHKGMKIETEGAIWEIVEYKHSKMAQRSPIVTARLKNIATGAVREMKFRAGDTFNVPDIQRRTMQYLYRDDTMFYFMDSETFDQFPFSADIIGDTVKFLKEQQEVTVQMHEGELIGVELPTAVVFEVTHTEPGVKGDTVSSTTKPATIETGAVVAVPLFINIGDMIKVDTRNGNYLERAKS; translated from the coding sequence ATGGCTGTTGTTGACACGAGTCGCTTTCACAAGGGCATGAAGATCGAGACCGAGGGGGCCATCTGGGAGATAGTCGAGTACAAGCATTCGAAAATGGCGCAGAGAAGCCCGATAGTTACCGCGAGGCTTAAAAATATCGCCACGGGGGCCGTGCGGGAAATGAAATTCCGTGCGGGAGACACATTTAACGTTCCCGACATCCAGAGAAGGACTATGCAGTATCTCTACAGGGACGATACGATGTTTTACTTCATGGATTCCGAGACTTTTGACCAGTTTCCTTTCAGTGCGGACATAATAGGTGATACGGTGAAATTTCTTAAGGAGCAGCAGGAAGTCACGGTGCAGATGCATGAAGGAGAGCTCATAGGCGTGGAACTTCCAACCGCCGTTGTCTTCGAGGTTACTCACACCGAACCTGGAGTTAAGGGGGATACGGTCTCAAGCACTACCAAACCTGCGACCATAGAAACCGGAGCGGTGGTGGCCGTCCCTCTTTTCATTAATATCGGGGATATGATAAAGGTCGATACCAGGAACGGAAACTATCTCGAAAGGGCGAAATCCTGA